The following DNA comes from Chryseobacterium gallinarum.
ATGTGTAAAAACTTTCTTCTTCGGGAAAATCTCCGGAGTTTCCCGGGATACCTGCCCAATACAGTGTGGCTGCATCCACCGTGTTATGTCTCGGCTTACAATCCATCAATGCCAATGCACTCCCCGAATCGTTCTTGATCTGTTTTAATTCCTGCGCATCATCCGACCAGGCCATGACATTGAAGTGTGCGCGGATGGAAGAAAGACCGAAGCTATGAGCCTCGTTCAGATATTTTTCTATCCACTCCTTGTTGATCTGATTGGTTCGGCTATATCGTGCCAACGAGTGCATATTACGCGCTGACTTTTCAAACCTCCGCAAGTTCCCCTCACTGTTATCCAAAAACAGATATTGGTTGTAAATATGGTTGCAGTTTAGCAGAAGACCCACCGGAGCAGCAAAGGATAATAAACAATCGCTTCTGTCAGTAGACAGCTTTTCGTACCTTGTATTAACCGACACGGTATTAGGCAGATCGTCTGTATCGGAAAGGGTATGAAGACAAAGCCTATTGTTACCGATGCGTACTTCTTCCGCATTCAGGGCAATGTCCTGCATGGGAGTTCCGGCACTCCTTGATAAGGTGAGGTATTGTTCGAGCAGTCCCTGACTGTCACCTGTTCCTACGATATCCTCTTCTGTTAGACGTTCCAGCTTTACAAATCCACTGTCGTTTACGATCCGCTCAAACTGAGAAACAGCTTCCATAAATTTGTGTACGGTCTCTTTATCGCGCACTTCTTTGGGAATCAGCACTCCCCTGCACAGCGAGGAAAAGTTACTCTGCTGCCGCATACGCTCTTTCGTGGTTTTCGTTAAAAACAGATAGCAGTAGTGGTTCAGAAATGGACGCTCGTTAAAATGCTGCTGATAAGATCTTGCCAAAAAACTTAACTCGTCCGCAGCATAATCGGGCGTATAGTTTTCCTTGATAAACCAGTCCTGTTTGTGGACAATAGCGTAATCGGGCAAGGTCTTGATCGCTTTGTGCCAGGTGGAATGGATCGCATCATACTCCGCGGCGGCAACCGTAAAAAGTTCCGGCAGATGTACCTTAAAGCAGGCTGTAATGTCCGCATCCTTTGAAAGAATACAGTTTTGTTCGATAGCCAATAATGGAAACTTACTTTCCAAAGTTGCCGTTTTAGCAATATTTCTCATGATTTTTAGGGGTTTTCTTCAGATAGCGGTGTACTGCTTTTCGCGAAATGATGTAGCGTGGATGATTTTTCCCTGCACGAACTTTCATCAGCCCGTGTTCTCCGTATTTGGCATTCAAAGCGAAAGTCTGCCATACGATCAGTGAGGCTCCCCCACCACCAATGATCAGACACAGGTAAGAGTTCGCCCCCGATATATACATAATCATGACCAGGATAAGAATCGCGAGCAAACCACCGGCAAAGATGAACAGGTACTGTGCTTTGAGCCCTTTGAACTCCACAGTTCTTCCAATGCCTTTGTTAATGTGATAATCCCTCATTTCTAACCGGTTTAAAGGAAAAAGGATCGAAGGATCGTTGCAGCAACAATTAGGAAAATACATGCTCCAAACCAGCTTGCGGCTGTTTTGGAGGTATCGGGGTCTCCTGAGCTGAACTTGTTGTAAACTTTCACACCTCCAATAAGACCAACAACAGCACCGATCGCGTAAATCAGTTTGGTCGCTGGATCGAAGTAACTTGTCACCATCTGCGTGGCTTCCAGAATACCTGCAGTTCCGTTTCCCTGGGCCAGAAGATCGTTGCTGAGCATGCATGATAATACCAGCCCCACCAGAATTTTAAGTCTTTGATTTTTCATTTTTTATAGACATTAAGAGTTTCTAATACCCGTCCTTACGGGCTTCGAAACAAAGGTGACACGGGATTTCACGGGAGCTGGGATCAGTGGTTTGTGGTGTACTATCTTTGCCACTGTTTTCCTAATTCCAGCGATAAAGTCAAAAAAAAAACGCCGGACATTTTAAGTCTGGCGTTTCGATAGGACGGTGTTTCTATAACTTGGGACCTCTCCCATTCTTTGGCTGAACCTTATTGTTTTTCTCCTCCGCAATGGGCAGCTTAGCTCTGTTTTCTGCGATCAGGTCATCTATTCCCGATTTATGCCAAGGAACGACCTCAGCCTTAAAGTCCAGCTTCAGGCCAGTTTCTTTTAAGCCTTCTGTTTCTTCCCATCCCCATCTTCTGTTCCAGCCAACAGGGTCAAGGTTTCTCACGAACGGAATCTCTACAAATAATAAATCCTGCGGATAATCGAAAATCTGGCTCCAGTCCCTATCGGCAATCTCGTGTGTTTTGGGATCATACGGAAATGCATATACATTTTTGTCTTGATCATAATAATCTTCCAGATCATCAAACCTGATACCCGTCGTAGAGAAATCATCTTTAGGCCTTAAAAGGTCTATCCTGGCATCGGCATAAAAGATATGACCTCCGATCTCTATAGTGGGAAGCTCCCCGTACTTTAAACGCTTTGTCAAGTTTTCCTGGTCGACCATAAGCTCAAAGTCGGTTAACAATAGAATTTCCTCAACTGCTTTTTCATATTTCTCCGCCATTTGATTTGGGGCCAGGACAACAAACTGTGGAATCGAAATGTTGAGGGTTTCTTTTCTCGTTCTATCATAATATGAAAATCGGTAACCTTCTTCTTCACAGTCGATCATATCTTCCAGTCCATGACGGTTATCGGGGTTCGCTTTCTCCCTGAACTCAAGTTTGCCAACATCAACAATAAATTCAATTCCGTAATCCGGGTCTCTGTAGACAGGTAATTCACTTTCCATAATGTTTCATTTAAAATTAATATTCAAGTTTTCATCTTTGAAAGTGAAACGAAATGGGAGAATTCCTCCTGCTACCGGCAATTGTGGCATTCTTTTTCTTCCGTTTTCCTATCTTTATAAACCACGGCCACGTTTTTGTTTTATTCTTTTTGGGGGTACATCATTACGCTTTGTTTGCCCGAAGGACTTTTCCGTACGGAGATCTGATAACCTCCCGGCGATGATCGTATTGCGCAGACCTATTGTCTTCAGACCAATCCGCGGATCAAATCCATGCTTGATGTTCCAGCCTACAGGATCCATTAATCTTTCCGAGGGGAAGGATAACATCACAACGTCTTTAGGAAGATCGGTTATTTGTCTATACTCCAAATCTTCCATCGTTCTGGTCACTGGGTTATAAGGTATGTGATAGCAGTCCTGATCGGCCTGATAATATTTTTGGATTGCCGACAGCTCGATTTCGGGTGAGTTCCCTTGATATTCTGGTCTGAGCAGGCCGTTTTTTACATCGACCAAAAATTTGTTCCCTTCCAGCAGTAGGTACGGAAGCTGGCCGTTCAGCCGGTTTTCAAACGTATATTTGTTTACCATTAACTCAAAATCTGTCATTACCAGAGCCTTCCGCAATGTTATCTTCTCCTTTTCGGCAACTTCCATCGGCGCCATTTTGGTAAACTCGGGAATCTCAACATAATGCGTGGTTTCCAGATCGTACCTCTCGCGGGGTATATTTTTGAGGGCTGTATCATAGTAAAAGCCATACCCTCCTTCAACCTCCTGCCAATCATGGAGCGAAAGAACATTCCCTTCGTTTCCTTTCTGATACAGTCTATATTGCTCGACATCGACGATAAAAACATCTCCCATTATATTGATTACTGGCTGTCCGTCCTGTTTTTTATCTTCTAAATCTTTCCTGATCTTAAGCAGCTCATCGTCCATAACTTCTAGATTATAGTCCTCCCACGGCACAGTATCTGCTACATGGTGCATCTTGAGTGTTTCATATAACAATCCCCAGTGAGGATCACCGCCATAATACAGGTTGGCACCGATCGGGTCAAGGCGGAAGAGATTCGGTATTTCAAGAATAGCAAAGCCATCCGTGCCATCCGGCCATGAACTTTGGGCACGCCTTTCCTGAATATTATAGAGTAGATGATATACGCCGGCGTCTTCTATATATGAATCATAATGATAGTTATCGAGAAATATCTCCTCCACCCGTTCATCTTTTGGTCGCAGACAATTGTATTTCAGATCTATCTCATACGTGATTCCTGCCAGTTCTATCGTTACAGGTGCACCTTCCATTCGGCTTTTGAAAATATCCTGATTCACCATGATCTCAAAATCGCTTTTGATTAATAGATCTTCACGTGTACAGCCGTATTTCTGGCACATGCCACTCGGGTCAAGTTTACCTAGTCGCGGAATTTCAACGTACTCAACTGGGTTATTCATAAGCAGCTGACCAAGCTTCTCAACTTCTCCATCGCTATATCCTTCCGGCCTGAACCTCACGGGATGGTAATTCTTCGTTTTCGGGCTGTAGTGAAATGCATAAAAATCGCCATGATCCCACATGTTATTAAAATAGATCTTATTCTCAGGATCATTTTTTTGTACTAGCGCAATCTCATTAATATCGAAGAAAAATGTCGTTCCTGCGATTTCAATTTCCGGTAAGTTCATTTCCATTGCTTATTTATATTTTAATGATTTGTTATCATACCTCCTTTCATTGTTTCTATCCTTCAGTTTACTGTCCATATTTACTGACTATAGAAAATCACCTATATCGAACTGCTCAGGTCCTTTATACTTGACCTGTACATCGCCCAGCTGATTTTCGGACAATGATTTATCCAGAAGCCTCGCAATTTTTTGCGATGCACCTTGTATCGAAGACTGCATCGCGTCAAATAATTCAGTTCCCCGGATCTTCTGGATTATCTCGGCAGTCTGGTTTTCCTGAACCTCATTTAGATGATCCTGTTTAAGGAGATCACCAACTCTCATAAGTTCTTCCAACGACACACCCTGCGTAAAATGCCCATCTTCCGGCTGGGATTCGTTGTTGATTTCGTCATCTGACCAATCCATTGACCCTGAAACCCCGTCTTCGCCGGCCTCAGTGGTGCTGACAGGACGCGCCTCCACAGCGGTATCTCTTTTTTTCAATCGATCTGCCATCATCTTTGGGTATTTTTTGGGATAAAGTGGTCTTTCTTTTTGGACTAATACCGGCTTACCCATAATATCGGGTAGTCTTTCAGGTTTCAACAGTTCCTCCTGTGGTTTTTTGATCTTGATAATTTTAACCTTATCGACCAATAAGAGCAGTATAATGACCAGCAGACAGGCCAGTATGATAATCTGTATCCAGGTTTCCATAATTTAAAATAGGGGTTTGCTTTTAGCCTTAAATTCATGGATCAAGATCTCACTGAACGCATCAAAATGATGGGTAAGAATATTGTCGAGTAAAGCATATAAGGGAATCTTATCTCCGCCTATCACCTGTGCAATTCGACTCAGGCGCTCGTGGTATTCCTGCCTTACATAGATGCTTTTCTCGCCCCGCTTATCCATCGATTTCTTTTTTAGGAACATGCGCTCATAGGTCTTTATATTTCCAGCCTCCCGCCGTTGAAGTTTTACAGTAACCTCC
Coding sequences within:
- a CDS encoding DUF4133 domain-containing protein, whose translation is MRDYHINKGIGRTVEFKGLKAQYLFIFAGGLLAILILVMIMYISGANSYLCLIIGGGGASLIVWQTFALNAKYGEHGLMKVRAGKNHPRYIISRKAVHRYLKKTPKNHEKYC
- a CDS encoding DUF4134 domain-containing protein; this encodes MKNQRLKILVGLVLSCMLSNDLLAQGNGTAGILEATQMVTSYFDPATKLIYAIGAVVGLIGGVKVYNKFSSGDPDTSKTAASWFGACIFLIVAATILRSFFL
- a CDS encoding DUF3408 domain-containing protein — encoded protein: MKKKQSTVEVTVKLQRREAGNIKTYERMFLKKKSMDKRGEKSIYVRQEYHERLSRIAQVIGGDKIPLYALLDNILTHHFDAFSEILIHEFKAKSKPLF